A window from gamma proteobacterium SS-5 encodes these proteins:
- a CDS encoding cytochrome c, whose translation MLLFGLTTAQAAEDQRSPLLLNADERGHVLEEMRTFLTSAHGVLQGVLQEDADAIAQAARKAGRAAAHAVPQSLRAKLPMQFMKLGSDTHQRFDQLAMDAESLGDASHSLQQLTELMGNCLACHDLYRIDVQP comes from the coding sequence TTGCTCCTGTTCGGCCTCACCACCGCCCAGGCCGCTGAGGACCAGCGCAGCCCGCTGCTGCTGAACGCCGACGAGCGCGGCCATGTGCTGGAGGAGATGCGCACCTTCCTCACCTCGGCCCATGGCGTGCTGCAAGGCGTATTGCAGGAGGATGCCGATGCCATCGCCCAGGCCGCACGCAAGGCCGGGCGGGCCGCCGCCCATGCCGTGCCCCAGAGCCTGAGGGCAAAACTGCCGATGCAGTTCATGAAGCTGGGCTCGGACACCCACCAGCGCTTCGACCAGCTGGCGATGGATGCCGAATCCCTCGGCGATGCCAGCCACAGCCTGCAACAGCTGACCGAGCTGATGGGCAACTGCCTGGCCTGTCACGATCTGTATCGGATAGACGTGCAGCCATGA
- a CDS encoding c-type cytochrome, producing MGMSLQTSQAQAADPTGPDANALYQQHCASCHGADRLGGTGPALLPENMGRLKPKQAAKVIAEGRAATQMIGYKNQIDAAGIQALVDYIFTPLPEIPRWGEAEILASHIQHHPPGSLPDKPKFQADIDNLFIVVELGDHHATLLDGDSFEPIHRFPTRYALHGGPKYAEGGRYVYFASRDGWISKFDTFNLTYVAEVRAGINSRNLAVSHDGRFVMVANYLPHNLVILDAATLKPVKLIEARDLRGNSSRVSAVYTADPRSSFIVALKDVPEVWEISYQIPPPKGFGQWIHDHRDDSGEQNEANHFPIRRILVEDYLDDFFLTQDYSQIAGTARGGEGQVVDLDLGRVVASIDLPGMPHLSSGISWPWNNTTVLATPNIRANSISLFDIETWQPVKEIETLGPGFFMRSHENSPYAWVDVFFGKHSDAMHVIDKQSLEIVKTLRPAPGKTSAHVEFTKDGRYALVSIWDLDGALVIYDAKTLEEIKRLPMKKPSGKYNVHNKLSRSSGTSH from the coding sequence ATGGGAATGAGTCTGCAGACTAGCCAGGCTCAGGCAGCCGATCCCACTGGCCCCGATGCCAACGCCCTCTACCAGCAGCACTGCGCCAGCTGTCATGGCGCGGATCGGCTCGGCGGTACCGGCCCTGCCCTGCTGCCGGAGAACATGGGCCGACTCAAGCCCAAACAGGCGGCCAAGGTCATCGCCGAGGGCCGTGCCGCCACCCAGATGATCGGCTACAAGAATCAAATCGATGCCGCCGGCATCCAGGCCCTGGTGGACTACATCTTCACCCCGCTGCCCGAGATCCCCCGCTGGGGCGAGGCCGAGATCCTCGCCAGCCACATCCAGCACCACCCGCCCGGCAGCCTGCCGGACAAACCCAAATTCCAGGCGGATATCGACAACCTGTTCATCGTCGTCGAGCTGGGCGATCACCACGCCACCCTGCTCGATGGCGATAGCTTCGAGCCCATCCACCGCTTCCCTACCCGCTATGCCCTGCACGGCGGGCCCAAGTACGCCGAGGGCGGCCGCTACGTCTATTTCGCCTCCCGCGATGGCTGGATCAGCAAGTTCGACACCTTCAACCTGACCTATGTGGCCGAGGTGCGCGCCGGTATCAACAGCCGTAACCTGGCGGTGTCCCACGATGGCCGCTTCGTCATGGTCGCCAACTACCTGCCGCACAACCTGGTGATCCTGGACGCTGCCACCCTCAAGCCGGTCAAGCTGATCGAGGCCAGGGACCTCAGGGGTAACAGCTCACGGGTCAGTGCCGTATATACCGCCGACCCGCGCTCCAGCTTCATCGTCGCCCTCAAGGATGTCCCCGAGGTGTGGGAGATCAGCTACCAGATACCGCCGCCCAAGGGCTTCGGCCAGTGGATTCACGACCACAGGGATGACTCCGGCGAGCAGAACGAGGCCAACCACTTCCCCATCCGCCGCATCCTGGTGGAGGATTATCTGGACGACTTCTTCCTTACCCAGGACTACAGCCAGATCGCCGGTACCGCCCGTGGCGGCGAGGGCCAGGTGGTGGACCTGGACCTGGGCCGGGTGGTGGCCAGCATCGACCTGCCCGGCATGCCCCATCTCAGCTCCGGCATCAGCTGGCCCTGGAACAACACCACAGTGCTGGCCACGCCCAACATCCGCGCCAACAGCATCAGCCTGTTCGACATCGAGACCTGGCAGCCGGTAAAGGAGATAGAAACCCTGGGACCGGGCTTCTTCATGCGCAGCCACGAGAACAGCCCCTACGCCTGGGTGGACGTATTCTTCGGCAAGCACAGCGACGCCATGCATGTCATCGACAAGCAGAGCCTGGAGATCGTCAAGACCCTGCGCCCGGCACCGGGCAAGACCTCGGCCCACGTCGAGTTCACCAAGGATGGCCGCTACGCCCTGGTGAGCATCTGGGATCTGGATGGTGCCTTGGTGATCTACGACGCCAAGACCCTGGAAGAGATCAAACGCCTGCCGATGAAAAAGCCCTCAGGCAAGTACAACGTGCACAACAAGCTGAGCCGCTCTTCCGGCACCAGCCATTGA
- a CDS encoding class I SAM-dependent methyltransferase: MTDPVTLPLSLAGLYADPQRLAEARALAERLGLPLLAEVGDSACLRLDQTGLALLPAAPLGPLQVDFVAGQMGHRRRFGGGRGQALARAVGLKDGANPQLIDATAGLGKDGLVLASLGCSVRLIERSPIIAALLADGLQRASLQPDLADWLARRVRLHPGDALELLPRLCAEQGADVIYLDPMFPERKKTALVKKEMRLLRQLLGDDADANELLACALGLADRRVVVKRPRLAAPLAGPKPDLVLSGKSTRYDVYLRH, from the coding sequence ATGACCGATCCGGTCACCCTTCCTTTGTCTCTTGCTGGTCTCTATGCCGATCCGCAACGGCTTGCCGAGGCGCGGGCCTTGGCCGAGCGCCTTGGCCTGCCGTTGTTGGCCGAGGTGGGGGATAGCGCCTGTTTGAGGTTGGATCAGACCGGTCTGGCACTGCTGCCCGCTGCCCCCTTGGGACCGCTGCAGGTGGATTTTGTTGCCGGTCAGATGGGCCACAGACGCCGCTTTGGCGGGGGTCGCGGTCAGGCCCTGGCGCGGGCGGTGGGGCTTAAGGATGGGGCCAATCCCCAGCTGATAGATGCCACGGCGGGGCTGGGCAAGGATGGCTTGGTGCTGGCCTCGTTGGGCTGTTCGGTCCGCCTGATCGAGCGCTCCCCGATCATTGCCGCCTTGCTTGCCGATGGCCTGCAGCGGGCCTCGTTGCAGCCCGATCTGGCGGACTGGCTGGCGCGGCGGGTGCGACTGCATCCGGGCGATGCCCTGGAGCTTCTGCCCCGGCTGTGTGCCGAGCAAGGGGCCGATGTGATCTATCTGGACCCCATGTTCCCCGAGCGCAAGAAGACCGCTCTGGTGAAGAAGGAGATGCGCCTGTTGCGCCAACTGCTGGGGGATGATGCCGATGCCAATGAGCTGCTTGCCTGCGCCCTGGGCCTGGCCGACAGGCGCGTGGTGGTGAAGCGCCCCCGTCTGGCCGCACCCCTGGCAGGGCCCAAGCCGGACCTGGTCCTATCCGGCAAGAGCACGCGCTATGATGTGTATCTGCGCCATTGA
- a CDS encoding carboxy terminal-processing peptidase, whose protein sequence is MSATVKRFVVLPLLLLLLSPQMAWAEIDGNHVVAEKDLTPSRLHRQTAVIVTRVVDRYHFRKVELDDALSEGIFKRYLESLDPNKSFFSQQDLERFKPYRKKLDNALKTADLDPAFSIYRSYRKRVESWTDYARVLLRGDLDFSIDEDYRFDRSKAPWAKNDTELADIWRKRVKNDILSLRMLGKSEQQIQEDLDKRYENLKRRILQFSADDVFQAFINAYTLTLEPHTSYMSPEVSENFDISMRLSLEGIGAVLRNKNEYTEIVRTIPGGPAEESAQLFKGDRILGVGQGQGSEVESVVGWRLQDVVEKIRGPKGTTVRLEVLPKKAPAGSPPKLIELVRNNIKLEDQAAKKSIIQGLPGMGGSKIGVIEIPAFYRDFQGQSSGDKDFRSTTRDVRRLLNELKMAEVEGVVIDLRNNGGGSLTEATELTGLFIPTGPVVQVLDSNGHLDIEKDQDPEVVYRGPLAVLVNSDSASASEIFAGAIQDYGRGIIIGEPTFGKGTVQTLINLGRFIRNGDEDLGRLRLTMAQFYRISGSSTQFQGVVPDISFPHAGDEKDQGERALENALPWGSIEPVHNVELIKDQGLEQVLPAHRQRIDKDPGFRFLDEEHRIVKELRERDHVSLLESKRRAEWRKTEVARRASENRFRRSVGLPLLPENPDEEHDEDDEEGRKAIAQIEVREAATLLADFIRQQQRPSPKTRAAALFDL, encoded by the coding sequence ATGAGCGCCACCGTGAAAAGATTCGTTGTATTACCGCTGCTTCTGCTGCTGTTGTCCCCGCAGATGGCCTGGGCGGAGATCGATGGCAACCATGTTGTCGCCGAGAAGGACCTGACCCCCAGCCGCCTGCATCGGCAAACGGCGGTGATCGTGACCCGGGTGGTGGACCGCTACCACTTTCGCAAGGTTGAGCTGGACGATGCCCTGTCTGAGGGCATCTTCAAGCGCTATCTGGAGAGCCTGGACCCGAACAAGAGCTTCTTCAGCCAGCAGGACCTGGAGCGTTTCAAGCCTTACCGCAAAAAGCTCGACAATGCCCTGAAGACGGCCGATCTGGACCCGGCCTTCAGCATCTACCGCAGCTACCGCAAACGGGTGGAGAGCTGGACCGACTATGCCCGGGTGCTGCTGCGTGGTGATTTGGATTTCAGCATCGACGAGGATTACCGCTTCGACCGCAGCAAGGCACCCTGGGCGAAAAATGACACCGAATTGGCTGACATCTGGCGCAAACGGGTAAAGAACGACATCCTTTCTCTGCGCATGTTGGGCAAGTCCGAGCAACAGATCCAGGAGGACCTGGATAAACGCTACGAAAATCTCAAGCGGCGCATCCTCCAGTTCAGCGCCGATGACGTGTTCCAGGCCTTCATCAACGCCTACACCCTGACCCTGGAGCCACACACCAGCTACATGTCGCCCGAGGTGTCGGAAAACTTCGACATCAGCATGCGCCTGTCCCTGGAGGGCATAGGCGCGGTGCTGCGCAACAAGAACGAATACACCGAAATCGTGCGCACCATCCCCGGCGGTCCGGCCGAGGAGAGCGCCCAGCTGTTCAAGGGCGACCGCATCCTGGGCGTGGGCCAGGGCCAAGGCTCTGAGGTGGAGAGCGTGGTGGGCTGGCGCCTGCAGGACGTGGTGGAGAAGATCCGTGGCCCCAAGGGCACCACGGTGCGCCTGGAGGTACTGCCGAAAAAGGCCCCGGCCGGCAGCCCGCCCAAGCTCATCGAACTGGTGCGCAACAACATCAAACTGGAGGATCAGGCGGCCAAGAAGTCCATCATCCAGGGCCTGCCCGGCATGGGCGGCAGCAAGATCGGCGTGATCGAGATCCCCGCCTTTTACCGTGACTTCCAGGGGCAAAGCAGTGGTGACAAGGACTTCCGCAGCACCACCCGGGACGTGCGCCGTCTGCTCAACGAGCTGAAAATGGCCGAGGTCGAGGGCGTGGTGATCGACCTGCGCAACAACGGCGGTGGCTCATTGACCGAGGCCACCGAGCTGACCGGCCTGTTCATCCCCACCGGCCCCGTGGTGCAGGTGCTGGACTCCAACGGCCATCTGGACATAGAAAAGGACCAAGACCCCGAAGTGGTCTATCGCGGCCCCCTGGCGGTGCTGGTGAACAGCGACAGTGCCTCGGCCTCGGAGATCTTCGCCGGTGCCATCCAGGACTATGGCCGTGGCATCATCATCGGCGAGCCCACCTTTGGCAAGGGCACGGTGCAGACCCTGATCAACCTGGGCCGCTTCATCCGCAACGGCGATGAAGACCTGGGCCGACTGCGCCTGACCATGGCCCAGTTCTACCGCATCAGCGGCAGCAGCACCCAGTTTCAGGGCGTGGTGCCGGACATCAGCTTCCCCCATGCCGGCGATGAAAAGGACCAGGGTGAACGCGCCCTGGAGAATGCCTTGCCCTGGGGCAGCATAGAACCCGTGCACAATGTGGAGCTGATCAAGGATCAGGGCCTGGAGCAGGTCCTGCCCGCCCACCGGCAGCGCATCGACAAGGACCCCGGCTTTCGCTTCCTCGACGAGGAGCACCGCATCGTCAAGGAATTGCGCGAACGCGACCATGTCTCCCTGCTGGAAAGCAAGCGCAGGGCCGAATGGCGCAAGACAGAGGTGGCCCGCCGCGCCAGTGAGAACCGCTTTCGGCGCAGCGTAGGCCTGCCCTTGTTACCGGAAAACCCCGACGAAGAGCACGACGAGGACGACGAAGAAGGGCGCAAGGCCATCGCCCAGATCGAGGTACGCGAGGCCGCCACCCTGCTCGCCGACTTCATCCGCCAGCAGCAAAGACCATCGCCCAAGACCCGCGCCGCGGCCTTGTTTGATCTCTAG
- a CDS encoding DUF1249 domain-containing protein, whose protein sequence is MRRPYYPWSLAALLRGRPTLGGLLELCDENYGLLLRLAPELPRLRGHHCTRAEDGVALHLEIQAQTPYTSLLRLTHRFQEGVQEVDDPAAGLRVYHDARQLEVLELRQQALPLIGQPYGSALQRKWRLNLFLSKWLGYCLRQGYYFGQHSQCPSASDQPAAANRRPLLVDG, encoded by the coding sequence ATGAGAAGGCCCTATTACCCCTGGAGTCTGGCCGCGCTGCTGCGGGGCCGCCCCACCCTGGGCGGCCTGCTGGAGCTGTGCGACGAAAACTACGGTCTGCTGCTGCGCCTGGCACCGGAGTTGCCCAGGCTGCGCGGCCACCACTGCACCCGTGCCGAAGACGGTGTGGCACTGCACCTGGAGATCCAGGCCCAGACCCCCTACACCAGCCTGCTGCGGCTGACCCACAGGTTCCAGGAAGGGGTGCAGGAGGTGGACGACCCGGCGGCCGGGCTGCGCGTCTATCATGACGCCCGCCAACTGGAGGTGCTGGAGCTGCGCCAGCAGGCACTGCCGCTGATCGGTCAGCCCTATGGCTCCGCCCTGCAACGCAAGTGGCGGCTGAATCTTTTTCTGTCCAAATGGCTGGGCTATTGTCTGCGCCAGGGTTACTATTTTGGTCAACACAGTCAGTGTCCCAGTGCCAGTGACCAGCCCGCAGCGGCTAACCGCCGACCCTTGCTGGTCGATGGCTGA
- the trxA gene encoding thioredoxin, with translation MAVVELNKDNFEQVINDNDFVIIDFWAPWCGPCRSFAPTYEKVSEDHANMVFAKLNTEDEQEIAGHFNIRSIPTLMIFREKVIIFSQAGALPEPAFRDLLQKASELDMAEVHRQVSEEQAQA, from the coding sequence GTGGCTGTAGTCGAACTGAATAAAGACAATTTTGAGCAGGTCATCAACGACAACGATTTCGTCATCATCGATTTCTGGGCCCCCTGGTGCGGCCCCTGCCGCAGCTTTGCGCCGACCTACGAGAAGGTCTCGGAAGACCATGCGAACATGGTCTTTGCCAAGCTCAACACCGAGGACGAGCAGGAGATTGCTGGACACTTCAATATCCGCTCCATCCCCACGTTGATGATCTTCCGCGAGAAGGTGATCATCTTCAGCCAGGCCGGTGCCCTGCCTGAACCCGCGTTCCGCGACCTGTTGCAAAAGGCCAGCGAACTGGACATGGCCGAGGTGCATCGCCAGGTCAGCGAGGAACAGGCCCAGGCCTGA
- a CDS encoding Na/Pi cotransporter family protein, with amino-acid sequence MRRLNRPIARPRPLGWVAVLALLGWAPLALAQTASAPQMEWAVMAMQLFGGLALFLFGMEQMSDSLKAVAGDRMKNILAKLTVNRFMAATTGAFVTAVIQSSSITTVLVVGFVSAGLMSFAQSIGIIMGANVGTTITAQIVAFKVTKAALLMIGVGFSMLFFSKRDSIKHYGTMLMGLGLVFFGMSIMSDAMAPLRSYQPFLDLMASMENPLIGILVAALFTGLVQSSSATTGIVIVMASQGFISLPAGIALAFGANVGTCITAMLAAIGKPREAVRAAVVHVLFNIAGVLLWFFFIPQLAEVVTALSPAHPQLSGLDRLAAETPRQIANAHTLFNIGNTLIFIGLTQYMARLVTWLVPDRPDELQGLEVRSKYLDDELLQTPSLALDRVRLEVLHMGEKVEAMYRQIMPAIINGNKDQLSHIARIDDEVDLLHAQIVEYLGALSKGSLTDRQTDEFFGLMAAVNDLENIGDTIETNLVALGRQRLNASVAISKPSRKVLLDFHKVVQRALSLAIQAVSQSNLEVAETVVRMKQEINELANSAAVHQAARLVAEEPNRIPTYTLEMDIIDKQKRIYYFSKRMAKSVLAELGEG; translated from the coding sequence ATGCGCAGATTGAATAGACCGATTGCAAGGCCAAGACCCCTTGGCTGGGTTGCCGTCCTGGCGCTGCTGGGCTGGGCACCCCTTGCCCTGGCGCAGACGGCGTCCGCGCCGCAGATGGAGTGGGCGGTGATGGCCATGCAGCTGTTTGGCGGCCTGGCGCTGTTTCTGTTCGGCATGGAGCAGATGTCCGACTCCCTCAAGGCGGTGGCCGGGGATCGGATGAAAAACATCCTCGCCAAGCTCACCGTCAATCGCTTCATGGCCGCCACCACCGGGGCCTTTGTCACCGCCGTTATCCAGTCCTCTTCGATCACCACCGTGCTGGTGGTGGGCTTTGTCTCCGCCGGGCTGATGAGCTTTGCCCAGTCCATCGGCATCATCATGGGTGCCAACGTGGGCACCACCATCACCGCGCAGATCGTCGCCTTCAAGGTGACCAAGGCCGCCCTGCTGATGATCGGCGTCGGCTTCAGTATGCTGTTCTTCAGCAAACGCGACTCGATCAAACACTACGGCACCATGCTCATGGGGCTGGGGCTGGTGTTTTTCGGCATGAGCATCATGAGCGATGCCATGGCCCCCCTGCGCAGCTATCAGCCCTTTCTGGACCTGATGGCGAGCATGGAGAACCCCCTCATCGGCATCCTGGTGGCGGCCCTGTTCACCGGCCTGGTGCAATCCTCTTCGGCCACCACCGGGATTGTCATCGTCATGGCCAGCCAGGGCTTCATCAGCCTGCCGGCGGGTATAGCCCTGGCCTTTGGTGCCAATGTCGGCACCTGCATCACCGCCATGCTGGCGGCCATCGGCAAGCCCCGCGAGGCGGTGCGGGCAGCGGTGGTGCATGTGCTGTTCAACATCGCCGGGGTGCTGCTCTGGTTCTTCTTCATCCCCCAGTTGGCGGAGGTGGTGACGGCCCTGTCGCCGGCCCACCCCCAGTTGTCCGGGCTGGATCGGCTGGCGGCGGAGACGCCCAGGCAGATCGCCAACGCCCATACCCTGTTCAATATCGGCAATACCCTGATCTTCATCGGCCTGACCCAGTACATGGCGCGGCTGGTGACCTGGCTGGTGCCGGACAGGCCCGATGAGCTACAGGGCCTGGAGGTGCGCTCCAAGTACCTGGATGATGAGCTGTTGCAGACCCCCTCTCTGGCCCTGGACCGGGTGCGGCTGGAGGTGCTGCACATGGGCGAGAAGGTGGAGGCCATGTACCGCCAGATCATGCCGGCCATCATCAACGGCAATAAGGATCAGCTCAGTCATATCGCCCGCATCGATGACGAGGTGGACCTGCTGCACGCGCAGATCGTCGAATACCTGGGGGCGCTGAGCAAGGGCAGCCTGACCGACCGCCAGACCGATGAGTTCTTCGGCCTGATGGCGGCGGTGAACGACCTGGAAAACATCGGTGATACCATAGAGACCAATCTGGTGGCCCTGGGACGGCAGCGGCTGAATGCCAGCGTGGCCATCAGCAAGCCCAGCCGCAAGGTGCTGCTGGACTTTCACAAGGTGGTGCAGCGGGCCTTGTCGCTGGCCATCCAGGCGGTCTCCCAGAGCAATCTGGAGGTGGCCGAGACGGTGGTGCGGATGAAGCAGGAGATCAACGAACTGGCCAATTCCGCCGCCGTTCACCAGGCCGCACGGCTGGTGGCGGAGGAGCCCAACCGCATCCCCACCTATACCCTTGAAATGGATATCATCGATAAGCAGAAACGTATCTATTACTTCTCCAAGCGGATGGCCAAGTCGGTGCTTGCCGAGCTGGGTGAAGGCTGA
- the trkA gene encoding Trk system potassium transporter TrkA: MKIIILGAGQVGRSVAESLASEANDITVVDTQARLLKDLQEHLDIRTVQGHASHPGVLIEAGIEDADLILAVTNSDETNMVACQIASTLFHTPTKLARVRSNDYLRHAGVFSDKAIPVDYIISPEELVTTFIRHLIDQPGVLQILDFVDGKAQLVAVRAYYGGPLVGQSLSSLAQRIPGVEARIVAIFRRDRAIIPDGGSVVEADDEVFFLAAREHIPAVVSAFRRSERPYRRVIISGGGNIGKRLAASIEGRYHTKIIEIDASRCRYLARTLEQTVVLNGDAADADLLREEDIADTDVYCAVTNDDEANILSAMLAKRLGARKTLCIINRPSYVDLAQGTAVDIAVSPAQATIGSLLTHIRKGDVVSVHSLRRGAAEAIEIIVHGDRNTSRVVGRRLSELELPSGASIGAIARGEEILFPGKGCVIQADDHVILFLADKRQVPSIERLFQVSFNFI, encoded by the coding sequence ATGAAGATCATCATTCTGGGTGCCGGTCAGGTGGGCCGTTCGGTGGCCGAGAGCCTGGCCAGCGAGGCCAACGACATTACCGTGGTGGACACCCAGGCGCGTCTGCTCAAGGACCTGCAGGAGCACCTGGACATACGCACGGTGCAGGGCCATGCCTCTCACCCTGGGGTGCTGATCGAGGCCGGTATCGAGGATGCCGACCTGATCCTGGCGGTGACCAACAGCGACGAGACCAATATGGTCGCCTGCCAGATCGCCTCCACCCTGTTCCACACCCCGACCAAACTGGCGCGGGTGCGCTCCAATGACTACCTGCGTCATGCCGGGGTGTTCTCCGACAAGGCCATCCCGGTGGACTACATCATCAGCCCGGAAGAGCTGGTCACCACCTTTATCCGGCATCTGATCGATCAGCCGGGGGTGCTGCAGATACTGGACTTTGTCGATGGCAAGGCCCAGTTGGTGGCGGTGCGCGCCTATTACGGCGGCCCGCTGGTGGGCCAATCTTTGAGTAGCCTGGCGCAGCGGATTCCTGGGGTAGAGGCGCGTATCGTCGCCATCTTCCGGCGTGATCGCGCCATCATTCCCGATGGTGGCAGCGTGGTGGAGGCGGATGACGAGGTCTTCTTCCTCGCCGCGCGCGAACACATCCCCGCCGTGGTCAGCGCCTTCCGCCGCAGCGAGCGGCCCTACCGGCGGGTGATCATCTCCGGCGGCGGCAACATCGGCAAGCGCCTGGCGGCCAGCATCGAGGGCCGCTATCACACCAAGATCATCGAGATCGACGCCTCCCGTTGCCGCTATCTGGCCCGTACCCTGGAGCAGACGGTGGTGCTCAACGGCGATGCCGCCGATGCCGATCTGCTGCGCGAGGAGGACATTGCCGACACCGATGTCTATTGCGCTGTGACCAACGACGACGAGGCCAACATCCTCTCCGCCATGCTGGCCAAGCGGCTGGGGGCGCGCAAGACCCTGTGCATCATCAACCGCCCCAGCTACGTCGATCTGGCCCAGGGCACGGCGGTGGATATTGCCGTCTCCCCGGCCCAGGCCACCATCGGCTCCCTGCTCACCCATATCCGCAAGGGCGATGTGGTATCGGTGCATTCCCTGCGCCGGGGCGCGGCCGAGGCGATAGAGATCATAGTCCACGGCGATCGGAACACCTCGCGGGTGGTCGGACGGCGGCTGAGCGAGTTGGAATTGCCATCGGGTGCCAGCATAGGGGCCATTGCCCGCGGCGAAGAGATCCTGTTTCCGGGCAAGGGCTGCGTAATCCAGGCCGACGACCACGTCATCCTGTTTCTCGCCGACAAGCGCCAGGTGCCCAGTATCGAGCGGCTGTTCCAGGTTTCCTTCAACTTCATCTGA
- a CDS encoding potassium transporter, producing the protein MHWRAITRLFGIFLLLYSLSFAPSLGVSLFYADAQWLVFVSSLLLTAGIGLLLWLPNFKAQAELSVRDGFLVVTLFWIILSLVGALPFSLGLHLNLTDAVFESVSGFTTTGATVITGLDQLPPSILYHRQQMQWLGGMGVIVLAVAILPLLGVGGMQLYRAEASGVAKQEKLTPRIAETARALWMIYLLLTLACALGYWLAGMQLFDAIGHAFTTVATGGFSTHDASLGHYNSPLIETIAIVFMLAGGVNFAVHFVALRRATLRPYVADTEVRVFLLIFALSSLFIAFSLYWVQTYSGALESLRYAAFQVASILTSTGFGTATFAEWPLHVPLVLVILSFTGGCAGSTAGGIKVMRILLLAKLGLRQLFQLAHPQAISVIKVGRKPVSEDILFSVWGFYVLYIVTALLLTVAMMAAGLDLESAFGAVVATINLLGPGLGEVASTFASANDAVKWLGVFGMLVGRLEVFTLLILFLPAYWRH; encoded by the coding sequence ATGCACTGGCGCGCCATTACTCGCCTGTTTGGCATCTTTTTGCTGCTCTACAGCCTGAGCTTCGCCCCCTCTCTGGGCGTTTCCTTGTTTTATGCCGATGCCCAGTGGCTGGTGTTCGTCAGTTCGCTGTTGCTCACCGCAGGCATAGGCCTGCTCCTCTGGCTGCCCAACTTCAAGGCCCAGGCCGAGCTGTCGGTACGCGATGGTTTTCTTGTGGTGACCCTGTTCTGGATCATCCTCAGTCTGGTTGGGGCGCTGCCCTTTAGCCTGGGCCTGCACCTGAATCTGACCGATGCGGTGTTCGAGTCGGTATCCGGTTTCACCACCACCGGGGCCACGGTGATTACCGGCCTGGATCAACTGCCGCCATCGATCCTCTATCATCGGCAACAGATGCAATGGCTCGGCGGCATGGGGGTGATCGTGCTGGCGGTGGCGATACTGCCGCTGCTGGGCGTGGGTGGCATGCAGCTGTATCGCGCCGAGGCCTCGGGCGTGGCCAAGCAGGAGAAGCTGACCCCGCGTATCGCCGAGACCGCGCGCGCCCTGTGGATGATCTATCTGTTGCTGACCCTGGCCTGTGCCCTGGGCTACTGGCTGGCGGGGATGCAGCTGTTCGATGCCATAGGTCACGCCTTCACCACGGTGGCCACTGGCGGCTTCTCCACCCATGATGCCAGCCTGGGCCATTACAACAGCCCGCTGATCGAGACCATTGCCATTGTCTTCATGCTCGCCGGCGGGGTGAATTTTGCCGTTCACTTCGTCGCCCTGCGCCGCGCCACCCTGCGCCCCTATGTGGCGGACACCGAGGTGCGCGTGTTTCTGCTCATCTTCGCCCTGTCCAGCCTGTTCATCGCCTTCAGTCTCTACTGGGTGCAGACCTACAGCGGTGCCCTGGAGTCCCTGCGCTATGCCGCCTTTCAGGTGGCCTCGATCCTCACCAGCACCGGCTTCGGCACCGCCACCTTTGCCGAGTGGCCGCTGCATGTGCCCCTGGTGCTGGTGATCCTCTCCTTCACCGGCGGCTGCGCCGGTTCCACCGCCGGCGGCATCAAGGTGATGCGCATCCTGCTGCTGGCCAAGCTGGGCCTGCGCCAGTTGTTCCAGTTGGCCCACCCGCAGGCGATTTCGGTGATCAAGGTGGGGCGCAAGCCGGTATCCGAGGATATCCTGTTCTCGGTCTGGGGCTTTTATGTGCTCTACATAGTCACCGCCCTGTTGCTGACGGTGGCGATGATGGCCGCCGGGCTGGACCTGGAATCGGCCTTCGGTGCCGTGGTGGCCACCATCAACCTGCTCGGCCCGGGCCTGGGCGAGGTGGCCAGTACCTTCGCCAGCGCCAATGATGCGGTCAAATGGCTGGGGGTGTTCGGCATGCTGGTGGGTCGGCTGGAGGTGTTCACCCTGCTGATCCTGTTCCTGCCCGCCTACTGGCGGCATTGA